From the Pongo pygmaeus isolate AG05252 chromosome X, NHGRI_mPonPyg2-v2.0_pri, whole genome shotgun sequence genome, one window contains:
- the MAGED2 gene encoding melanoma-associated antigen D2, which translates to MSDTSESGAGLTRFQAEASEKDSSLMMQTLLTVTQNVEVPETLKASKALEVSEDVKVSKASGVSKATEVSKTPEAQEAPATQASSTTQLTDTQVLATENKSVAADTKKQNADPQAVTMPATETKKVSHVADTKVNTKAQETEAAPSQASADEPEPESAAAQSQENQDTRPKVKAKKARKVKHLDGEEDGSSDQSQASGTTGGRRVSKALMASMARRASRGPIAFWARRASRTRLAAWARRALLSLRSPKARRGKARRRAAKLQSSQEPEAPPPRDVALLQGRANDLVKYLLAKDQTKIPIKRSDMLKDIIKEYTDVYPEIIERAGYSLEKVFGIQLKEIDKNDHLYILLSTLEPTDAGILGTTKDSPKLGLLMVLLSIIFMNGNRSSEAVIWEVLRKLGLRPGIHHSLFGDVKKLITDEFVKQKYLDYARVPNSNPPEYEFFWGLRSYYETSKMKVLKFACKVQKKDPKEWAAQYREAMEADLKAAAEAAAEAKARAEIRARMGIGLGSENAAGPCNWDEADIGPWAKARIQAGAEAKAKAQESGSASTGASTSTNNSASASASTSGGFSAGASLTATLTFGLFAGLGGAGASTSGSSGACGFSYK; encoded by the exons ATGTCTGACACAAGCGAGAGTGGTGCGGGTCTAACTCGCTTCCAG GCTGAAGCTTCAGAAAAGGACAGTAGCTTGATGATGCAGACTCTATTGACAGTGACCCAGAATGTGGAGGTCCCAGAgacactgaaggcctcaaaggcaCTGGAGGTCTCAGAGGATGTGAAGGTCTCAAAAGCCTCTGGGGTCTCAAAGGCCACAGAGGTCTCAAAGACCCCGGAGGCTCAGGAGGCACCTGCCACCCAGGCCTCATCTACTACTCAGCTGACTGATACCCAGGTTCTGGCAACTGAAAACAAGAGTGTAGCAGCTGACACCAAGAAACAGAATGCTGACCCGCAGGCTGTGACAATGCCTGCCACTGAGACCAAAAAGGTCAGCCATGTGGCTGATACGAAGGTCAATACAAaggcccaggagactgaggctgcaccCTCTCAGGCCTCAGCAGATGAACCTGAGCCTGAGAGTGCAGCTGCCCAGTCTCAGGAGAATCAGGATACTCGGCCCAAGGTCAAAGCCAAGAAAGCCCGAAAG GTGAAGCATCTGGATGGGGAAGAGGATGGCAGCAGTGATCAGAGTCAGGCTTCTGGAACCACAGGTGGCCGAAGGGTCTCAAAGGCCCTAATGGCCTCAATGGCCCGCAGGGCTTCAAGGGGTCCCATAGCCTTTTGGGCCCGCAGGGCATCAAGGACTCGGTTGGCTGCTTGGGCCCGGAGAGCCTTGCTCTCCCTGAGATCACCTAAAGCCCGTAGGGGCAAGGCTCGCCGTAGAGCTGCCAAGCTCCAGTCATCCCAAGAGCCTGAAGCACCACCACCTCGGGATGTGGCCCTTTTGCAAGGGAGG GCAAATGATTTGGTGAAGTACCTTTTGGCTAAAGACCAGACAAAGATTCCCATCAAGCGCTCAG ACATGCTGAAGGACATCATCAAAGAATACACTGATGTGTACCCTGAAATCATTGAACGAGCAGGCTATTCCTTGGAGAAG GTATTTGGGATTCAATTGAAGGAAATTGATAAGAATGACCActtgtacattcttctcagcaccttagAGCCCACTGATGCAGGCATACTGGGAAC GACTAAGGACTCACCCAAGCTGGGTCTGCTCATGGTGCTTCTTAGCATCATCTTCATGAATGGAAATCGGTCCAGTGAGG CTGTCATCTGGGAGGTGCTGCGCAAGTTGGGGCTGCGCCCTGG gATACATCATTCACTCTTTGGGGACGTGAAGAAGCTCATCACTGATGAGTTTGTGAAGCAGAA GTACCTGGACTATGCCAGAGTCCCCAATAGCAATCCCCCTGAATATGAGTTCTTCTGGGGCCTGCGCTCTTACTATGAGACCAGCAAGATGAAAGTCCTCAAGTTTGCCTGCAAG GTACAAAAGAAGGATCCCAAGGAATGGGCAGCTCAGTACCGAGAGGCGATGGAAGCGGATTTGAAGGCTGCAGCTGAGGCTGCAGCTGAAGCCAAGGCGAGGGCCGAGATTAGAGCTCGAATGGGCATTGGGCTCGGCTCGGAGAATGCTGCCGGGCCCTGCAACTGGGACGAAGCTGATATCGGACCCTGGGCCAAAGCCCGGATCCAGGCGGGAGCAGAAGCTAAAGCCAAAGCCCAAGAGAGTGGCAGTGCCAGCACTGGTGCCAGTACCAGTACCAATAACAGTGCCAGTGCCAGTGCCAGCACCAGTGGTGGCTTCAGTGCTGGTGCCAGCCTGACCGCCACTCTCACATTTGGGCTCTTCGCTGGCCTTGGTGGAGCTGGTGCCAGCACCAGTGGCAGCTCTGGTGCCTGTGGTTTCTCCTACAAGTGA